A stretch of the Alnus glutinosa chromosome 6, dhAlnGlut1.1, whole genome shotgun sequence genome encodes the following:
- the LOC133870388 gene encoding probable protein phosphatase 2C 44, giving the protein MSNQAVAGTSHTGKGSSFLDKIKNATCLKSSSADSGKGRSKSSTNKVAHGFHLVEGKSGHDMEDYHVAEYRRKKNHVLGLFAIFDGHLGDRVPNYLRDNLFNNILDEPTFWKNPETAIRNAYSSTDKFILENSMQLGPGGSTAVTAIVIDGKDLWVANIGDSRAVVCERGSANQITVDHEPHSERRRIEKQGGFVITLPGDVPRVNGQLAVARAFGDQSLKAHLSSEPDVRHVPIDSNIEFVILASDGLWKVLTNQEAVGLVKDIKDPQAAAKRLTTEALVRNSKDDISCIVIRFG; this is encoded by the exons ATGAGTAATCAGGCTGTCGCAGGTACTTCTCACACGGGGAAAGGCTCCAGCTTCCTTGACAAAATCAAG AATGCTACTTGCCTTAAATCCTCATCAGCGGATTCTGGAAAAGGGAGAAGCAAGTCATCAACTAACAAAGTGGCCCATGGTTTCCACTTAGTTGAAGGTAAATCCGGTCATGATATGGAGGACTACCATGTTGCTGAAtacagaagaaaaaagaatcatGTGCTTGGATTATTTGCCATCTTTGACGGCCATCTGGGTGATCGTGTCCCAAATTATTTGAGAGATAACCTTTTCAACAATATACTTGATGAG CCAACCTTCTGGAAGAACCCTGAGACGGCAATAAGGAATGCCTACAGCTCCACTGATAAGTTTATTTTGGAAAACTCCATGCAATTAGGGCCAGGTGGCTCAACTGCAGTAACTGCAATAGTCATTGATGGCAAAGACTTATGGGTGGCGAACATTGGTGACTCAAGAGCTGTCGTGTGTGAAAGGGGCTCAGCTAATCAAATTACAGTAGACCATGAGCCACATAGTGAACGAAGAAGGATTGAGAAGCAGGGTGGCTTTGTGATTACTCTACCTG GAGATGTACCTAGGGTTAATGGTCAACTTGCAGTTGCACGTGCTTTTGGGGATCAAAGCCTCAAAGCACATTTAAGTTCAGAGCCTGATGTACGACATGTGCCCATAGACTCAAACATTGAGTTTGTTATATTGGCAAGTGATGGATTGTGGAAG GTTTTGACGAATCAAGAGGCAGTTGGTTTGGTGAAAGACATCAAAGATCCTCAAGCAGCAGCTAAACGTTTGACAACTGAAGCATTGGTAAGAAACAGTAAAGATGATATATCATGCATTGTGATCCGTTTTGGATGA
- the LOC133870387 gene encoding leucine-rich repeat extensin-like protein 2, whose protein sequence is MSSPRPRLFLLLFLLASASSGFLFQICSATHEDDELAVVVDPNLSFENPRLRQAYIGLQAWKSAIFSDPFNFTANWNGSAVCSYTGVYCAPSRANASLTVVAGIDLNHADIAGYLPPELGLLADLALFHLNSNRFCGVVPNTFRRMKLLYELDLSNNRFVGKFPKVVLSLPALKFLDLRFNEFEGPLPSQLFDKDLDAIFLNDNRFRFGIPENLGNSPVSVLVFANNDLGGCIPGSIGKMGNTLNEIILLNDNLTGCLPPEIGLLRNLTVFDVSFNHLQGSLPSTIGNMKSLEQLDVAHNSFTGVIPASVCQLPRLQNFTYSFNYFTGEAPACASISAGGRVVANGGKNCIPGKIDQRSSRECSSEAARPVDCSKFKCGGGGSPLPAPRPRAPPPHSGKRSPAPGPPPPRRAHSPRPFVGPSPPPPTSKSSPSSRSHSPPPPPPHLSPTPPPKESYHSPPPPSQRVSPRTHLPPPPPPPVVHSPPATPPSSGYHLTPPPPPSHYLYTPPPPSGHYHASPPSSHYHFTPPPPSGESPNTHIPSPPPPVTYVPPVPKHSPPPPPQQSAEAPPPSHHYSYTSPPPPPPPQQSGEAPPPSHHYSYASPPPPPQQWAEAPPPSHHYSYPSPPPPSHRSYTPPSPPPPPPTNEHSTAPFPPPLTEPLHHPPPPSPPSGCITPGSPPTPSPHPPPKQQSRHPPSFHHPPPTKFSNSPPPPSFNNVPLPPVIGVSYASPPPPLIPYY, encoded by the coding sequence aTGTCTTCCCCTCGTCCTAGACTCTTTCTGCTTCTTTTCTTGCTCGCTTCAGCTTCCTCCGGCTTCCTCTTCCAGATCTGCTCTGCAACCCACGAAGATGATGAGTTGGCTGTGGTTGTAGATCCAAACCTGAGCTTTGAGAACCCAAGGCTTCGCCAGGCCTACATTGGCCTCCAAGCTTGGAAATCAGCCATCTTCTCAGACCCATTCAACTTCACAGCCAACTGGAATGGCTCAGCCGTCTGCTCCTACACGGGCGTCTACTGTGCTCCATCTCGTGCCAATGCCTCCCTCACAGTGGTCGCTGGCATTGACCTCAACCACGCTGATATTGCCGGCTACCTTCCACCGGAGCTCGGTCTCCTCGCAGATCTCGCTCTCTTCCACCTCAACTCCAACCGTTTCTGCGGCGTCGTGCCCAACACTTTCCGCCGCATGAAGCTCCTCTACGAGCTCGACCTGAGCAACAACCGCTTCGTGGGCAAGTTCCCTAAGGTGGTATTGTCCTTGCCCGCCCTCAAGTTCTTGGATCTTCGATTCAACGAGTTCGAAGGCCCCTTGCCTTCCCAGCTCTTCGACAAGGATCTCGATGCCATTTTCCTCAACGATAACAGGTTCAGGTTTGGTATCCCAGAGAACCTTGGCAACTCTCCGGTCTCGGTGCTGGTCTTTGCCAACAACGATCTCGGGGGTTGCATACCGGGCAGCATTGGGAAGATGGGCAACACTCTCAACGAGATCATCCTCCTGAATGACAATCTCACTGGGTGTTTGCCTCCGGAGATCGGGCTTCTAAGGAATCTCACGGTGTTTGATGTGAGCTTCAATCATCTTCAAGGATCACTGCCCTCAACTATCGGTAATATGAAGAGCCTGGAGCAGCTGGATGTTGCCCACAACAGCTTCACGGGTGTTATACCCGCCAGTGTGTGCCAGCTGCCTCGGTTGCAAAACTTCACCTACTCTTTCAACTATTTCACTGGGGAGGCTCCAGCGTGTGCCTCTATTTCAGCTGGTGGAAGGGTTGTGGCCAACGGTGGCAAGAACTGCATCCCTGGCAAGATTGATCAACGATCCTCCAGGGAATGTTCTTCAGAAGCTGCTCGCCCTGTAGACTGCAGCAAGTTCAAATGCGGCGGCGGCGGTTCCCCACTGCCTGCACCAAGACCAAGAGCACCACCGCCGCATTCGGGGAAAAGATCTCCTGCTCCAGGACCGCCACCGCCACGTAGAGCTCACTCGCCAAGGCCGTTTGTCGGTCCTTCACCGCCACCCCCAACATCAAAGTCTTCGCCTTCCAGCAGATCACactctccaccaccaccaccaccacatcTTTCACCAACACCTCCTCCCAAAGAGTCCTACCACTCACCGCCGCCGCCCAGTCAAAGGGTATCACCCAGGACTCAtctcccaccaccaccaccaccaccagttGTGCATTCACCACCGGCTACGCCTCCGTCGAGTGGTTACCATTTGacaccaccaccgccaccaaGTCATTACCTTTACACACCACCACCTCCATCCGGCCATTACCATGCTTCACCTCCATCGAGTCATTACCACTTCACACCACCCCCACCTAGTGGAGAGTCACCAAATACACATATACCATCACCACCACCTCCAGTTACCTACGTGCCCCCAGTGCCTAAACATTcaccacctccacctcctcaGCAGTCAGCTGAAGCCCCACCACCAAGTCATCACTATAGTTACACTTCACcgccgccaccaccaccacctcagCAGTCGGGTGAAGCCCCACCACCAAGTCATCACTATAGTTACGcttcaccaccaccaccacctcagCAGTGGGCTGAAGCGCCACCACCCAGTCATCACTATAGTTACCCGTCACCACCACCGCCAAGTCATCGTAGTTATACTCCACCATCGCCACCACCCCCTCCACCAACAAATGAACATTCAACAGCTCCATTTCCACCTCCACTGACTGAGCCATTGCATCATCCCCCACCTCCTTCGCCACCATCCGGTTGCATCACTCCGGGATCACCACCCACCCCGTCCCCACACCCACCTCCTAAACAACAAAGCCGTCATCCACCGTCATTCCACCATCCTCCGCCGACCAAGTTCTCAAACTCACCTCCACCACCCTCATTCAATAACGTGCCCCTTCCACCTGTTATAGGAGTATCATATgcatctcctcctcctcctctaaTTCCCTACTATTAA
- the LOC133871183 gene encoding zinc finger CCCH domain-containing protein 46, which yields MQYNKKEPCRNFQRGHCRYGEACRYLHVTQQHPKSNVFGGSNQQQKPNPFGFERQIGSQPQQKPNPFGFGVQNSSASKRDTDFGSKQNQSKPFPNTWTRSTSTPTGGASRQSDNQTQAANHKCTDPETCRRQIAEDFEHERPLWKLTCYAHSKNLPCEIVGDISCEELRAVAYDDARRGLSFQSIVERERNLLSSKLVEFDNLLHKPYAVPPNSTLASQIPFSGARPNALPLTAQNTDPPSVSSFSQLGASQNMGFGIRPSTPSDNAFGKLSANPNSSQTSSQFGANNFPFRSEGSFSTQIPSQTFGSSITFSPPAAPAQISISTSNHLPILPNGLNVSAGGPASTDVQLVNNLQTENVSGDLNIWLKEKWNPGEIPEEAPPDAFV from the exons aTGCAGTATAATAAGAAAGAACCCTGCAGAAACTTTCAGCGTGGCCA CTGTCGATATGGTGAAGCGTGTAGATATCTTCACGTGACTCAGCAACACCCAAAATCTAATGTCTTTGGAGGCTCAAATCAACAGCAAAAGCCAAATCCTTTTGGATTTGAGAGACAAATTGGCTCACAACCACAGCAGAAGCCCAATCCTTTTGGTTTTGGTGTTCAGAACAGCTCTGCTTCAAAACGGGACACAGATTTTGGATCAAAACAGAACCAATCTAAG CCCTTTCCAAACACATGGACTCGGTCCACCTCCACACCTACTGGTGGTGCTTCACGACAATCTGATAATCAGACTCAAGCTGCAAATCATAA ATGCACAGACCCTGAGACTTGCAGACGCCAAATTGCTGAAGATTTTGAGCATGAAAGACCACTTTGGAAGCTCACGTGCTATGCTCATTCTAAAAA TTTACCTTGTGAAATTGTTGGTGATATTAGCTGTGAAGAATTGCGGGCAGTAGCATATGATGATGCTAGACGTGGGTTGAGCTTTCAGTCAATA gttgagagagagaggaatttaCTCAGCTCCAAGTTAGTAGAGTTTGATAATCTCCTCCATAAGCCATATGCAGTTCCACCAAACTCAACTCTTGCCAGCCAAATCCCATTTTCTGGGGCCAGACCAAATGCATTACCGCTGACTGCCCAAAATACTGACCCTCCTTCAGTCTCGAGCTTTAGTCAACTAGGTGCATCACAGAATATGGGTTTTGGAATAAG GCCCTCTACACCATCAGACAATGCATTTGGGAAACTAAGTGCTAACCCAAATTCTAGCCAGACatctagtcaatttggagcaaACAATTTTCCTTTTAGAAGTGAAG GGTCGTTTAGCACCCAAATTCCTTCTCAGACATTTGGAAGTTCCATTACATTTTCTCCTCCAGCGGCACCTGCTCAAATTTCCATTTCAACTAGTAACCACTTGCCCATCCTGCCAAATGGGCTTAACGTTAGTGCAGGTGGACCAGCAAGCACAGATGTTCAGTTGGT GAATAATTTGCAAACAGAGAATGTTTCTGGGGACTTGAATATTTGGTTAAAAGAGAAATGGAATCCTGGAGAG ATTCCAGAAGAAGCCCCTCCAGATGCATTTGTATAG
- the LOC133870954 gene encoding protein REPRESSOR OF SILENCING 3 → MEEGTETRTTKLRVFVGGLGESVTGDDLRRIFGSLGVVEGLDFVRTKGRSFAYVDFCPSSLNSLSKLFSTYNGCVWKGGRLKLEKAKEHYLVRLKREWAEETELASRAPSNGFDADEDMASSDKPKKVLCSEKKQLRLYFPSLRKVKSVPFSGTGKHKYSFQRVEVPPLPIHFCDCEEHSVNHHTAKEKRTCDLEAESGAMNEEELNIMNSVMNKIFEREKMVSDSAHSGNILAKERDDSFKSIHSLQYDDNEADSATDEDNLIINVVSRRNNRMALIGDQEKEIISENQDSGFNGTRTSKDGQIQNVLEVQKMNIISPNKKRKSVLNQGSVDNGSLSATPKGKGKTKTHSDEPARLLGGQLAEPESDIQQSATIVSWSQKSSWKQLVHDQGDTSFSMSHILADIAYSEEEQPKLDGSCVPDVPDSIISKDDNLVSHGDHLESQLGETIKEEVVETQPTKTKSGRGASWLQRSSWTQLVGENKNSSFSIGQVLPGISYEKQVITEPNSGDIVGSTDSKHNDLCKHDDGNSTEYGPITMEIGKDRNVIRSTPEKNQRTVVGSNEAPGPMFEKRNDLATKLISAGSGTCSFMRSATSLKEWAKTKAALSGSRKRKSGEK, encoded by the exons ATGGAAGAAGGTACAGAAACGAGGACGACGAAGTTGAGAGTATTTGTGGGAGGATTGGGAGAAAGCGTGACGGGCGATGATCTGCGGAGAATATTCGGGTCATTGGGAGTGGTAGAGGGACTGGACTTTGTGAGGACCAAAGGTCGCAGCTTTGCCTACGTCGACTTCTGCCCCTCCTCCCTTAACTCCCTTTCCAAGCTCTTCAGCACC TATAATGGGTGTGTCTGGAAGGGGGGGAGGTTGAAGCTTGAGAAAGCTAAAGAACATTATCTTGTTCGTTTAAAACGAGAGTGGGCAGAAGAAACTGAACTTGCAAGTAGGGCACCCAGTAATGGTTTTGATGCAGATGAAGACATGGCCTCATCCGACAAGCCTAAGAAAGTCCTCTGTTCAGAAAAAAAGCAACTTCGGCTTTACTTTCCCAGCTTAAGAAAG GTTAAATCTGTGCCATTTAGTGGAACTGGCAAACACAAATACAGTTTCCAACGTGTTGAAGTTCCTCCTCTCCCAATTCATTTCTGTGATTGTGAAGAGCATTCTGTTAATCATCATACTGCAAAAGAAAAACGAACTTGTGATCTGGAAGCAGAAAGTGGGGCAATGAATGAGGAAGAGCTTAACATAATGAATTCAGTGATGAACAAGATCTTTGAAAGGGAAAAGATGGTATCAGATTCTGCACATAGTGGAAACATACTGGCCAAGGAAAGAGATGATTCCTTCAAATCAATTCATAGTCTGCAATATGATGACAATGAAGCAGATTCTGCGACAGATGAAGATAACCTCATAATTAATGTGGTGTCAAGGAGAAACAACAGGATGGCTTTGATAGGTGACCaggaaaaggaaataatttCTGAAAATCAG GATTCAGGATTCAATGGAACGCGAACTTCTAAGGATGGGCAAATTCAGAATGTTCTCGAAGTACAGAAAATGAATATTATATCTCCTAACAAGAAGAGGAAATCAGTTCTCAATCAAGGAAGTGTTGATAATGGATCTCTGTCTGCTACTCCTAAAGGCAAGGGGAAGACGAAAACCCATTCAGATGAGCCAGCGAGACTCTTGGGAGGTCAACTGGCTGAACCAGAATCTGATATCCAACAATCAGCTACAATTGTTTCATGGTCTCAGAAGTCTTCGTGGAAACAACTTGTTCATGATCAGGGTGACACTTCATTCAGCATGTCACATATATTGGCAGACATTGCTTATAGCGAGGAAGAGCAACCAAAACTTGATGGTTCATGCGTGCCTGATGTGCCCGACTCCATCATCAGCAAAGATGACAACTTAGTAAGTCATGGAGATCACTTGGAAAGCCAGTTGGGTGAAACAATTAAAGAGGAGGTGGTGGAAACTCAGCCTACCAAAACTAAATCCGGCAGAGGTGCTTCATGGCTTCAGAGGTCCTCGTGGACACAATTGGTTGGTGAGAATAAGAACAGCTCATTCAGCATTGGTCAAGTTTTGCCTGGTATTTCTTATGAAAAGCAAGTCATAACAGAGCCCAACAGTGGGGACATTGTTGGTTCCACTGACAGCAAGCATAACGATTTATGTAAACATGATGATGGTAATTCTACTGAATATGGTCCTATAACTATGGAAATTGGAAAGGACAGGAATGTTATTAGGAGTACTCCGGAGAAGAATCAACGGACTGTTGTGGGCAGTAATGAGGCTCCTGGTCCAATGTTTGAGAAGAGAAACGATTTGGCAACAAAGCTGATATCTGCTGGGAGTGGAACGTGTTCTTTTATGAGAAGTGCGACTTCATTGAAAGAGTGGGCAAAAACTAAGGCTGCTTTAAGTGGATCCCGCAAGAGAAAAAGTGGTGAGAAGTAG
- the LOC133872036 gene encoding uncharacterized protein LOC133872036 — protein sequence MEGGGGGGAVSEKPEGGASYTYWVREVREDAAPLPVPRKLTPGDILNSQPATLGSVWNSAGTWEEKNLNKWATDRIKELLVSVGSLEFPGGNAQISNVSKCVGDAFLVTVRHKKRVGYTYELTLKVKGEWTIKEEKKMVKGHIDILEFSFGELDDLQMEVRLSEEKDLLHQEKSRVCQDLKLFLQPIREKLLQFEQELKDR from the exons ATGGAGGGTGGAGGAGGAGGCGGAGCAGTGTCGGAGAAGCCAGAAGGAGGAGCGTCCTACACTTACTGGGTGAGGGAAGTTAGGGAGGATGCGGCACCGCTCCCGGTTCCTCGCAAGCTCACTCCCGGCGATATTCTCAACTCTCAGCCCGCCACACTCGGCTCCGTTTGGAATTCG GCTGGAACTTGGGAGGAGAAAAACCTTAATAAGTGGGCAACTGATAGAATCAAG GAGTTACTTGTATCGGTGGGGTCCTTGGAGTTCCCTGGTGGCAACGCACAGATATCGAATGTGTCAAAATGTGTAGGCGAT GCATTCTTGGTAACTGTGCGACACAAGAAACGTGTTGGCTACACCTATGAGTTAACATTGAAAGTCAAAG GGGAGTGGACAATCAaagaggagaagaagatggtcaaGGGCCATATAGATATACTGGAGTTCTCTTTTGGTGAGCTGGATGACTTGCAG ATGGAAGTAAGATTGAGTGAAGAGAAGGATCTTTTGCACCAAGAGAAGTCACGGGTTTGCCAGGATTTGAAGCTATTTCTGCAGCCTATTCGTGAAAAATTGCTTCAGTTTGAACAAGAACTCAAAGATAGATAG